The Dethiosulfovibrio peptidovorans DSM 11002 genome has a window encoding:
- a CDS encoding 2-oxoacid:acceptor oxidoreductase family protein: MSDRFEIRFAGSGGQGVILASVVVGEAVSLYADGLFAVQTQSYGPEARGGSSKAEVVISSEPIDYPMPVQPNLQVILTSQACEKYATDTKPGGRLIIDDFYVKDIPEVDANIYHLPIVKTARDVIGRELVTNMVSLGMVARVLELEKVAEPEAIRKAILSRVPKGTEEMNGKAFDEGYKVFKNSQSLHF, from the coding sequence ATGAGCGATCGTTTCGAAATTCGTTTCGCCGGCTCCGGCGGACAGGGCGTCATCTTGGCATCGGTCGTGGTCGGAGAGGCCGTCTCCCTTTACGCTGACGGTCTGTTCGCAGTTCAGACCCAGAGCTACGGTCCCGAGGCCAGAGGAGGTAGCTCCAAGGCAGAGGTGGTCATCTCCAGCGAGCCCATAGATTATCCCATGCCGGTTCAGCCGAACCTCCAGGTTATCCTGACTTCCCAGGCCTGCGAGAAGTACGCTACGGACACGAAGCCCGGGGGACGTCTGATAATAGACGATTTCTACGTCAAGGACATACCTGAGGTGGATGCCAACATCTATCATCTTCCCATCGTGAAGACAGCGAGAGACGTCATCGGACGAGAGCTTGTCACCAATATGGTCTCTCTCGGAATGGTGGCCAGAGTGCTCGAGCTTGAAAAGGTAGCGGAACCCGAAGCGATAAGGAAAGCTATCCTCTCCAGGGTCCCCAAGGGAACGGAGGAGATGAACGGCAAGGCTTTCGACGAGGGCTATAAAGTCTTCAAGAACAGCCAGTCGCTTCACTTTTAG
- the rlmD gene encoding 23S rRNA (uracil(1939)-C(5))-methyltransferase RlmD has product MGKEITLTVRDVNSRGQGVAVGEDGKVVFLDGGLPSEVVRVSLETDKKNYSTAKILDIEVPSEHRITPRCPWYGLCGGCQLQHGSYDLQLEIKAKSVRDAMERIGRMRVDRLVCHPSPMQWGYRNKASFPVRSENGGEIGFFRSGSHKLAPIDGCPVLMPHVEKLYVDFRDTVMPELKRNGVPFYDERRHKGLLRHMVFRGNREGSLLALAVVTSLRDCRGKELLERSLARLKETTQTSFSGVWNENSSRGNRILGERSSTIWGDGVITEKISNYDLSYDGTAFFQVNPFQAERLFLRASSIVAERGGAVVELYAGVGALTVILAKAAKTVLAVEEWAPAIERLLENVSRNGLDNVKGICNRAEDTVRTMVEAKPDVIVVDPPRGGCASEVLDAVTESSADMLVYVSCNPSTLARDGAKLVSDGWELATLECFDLFPQTVHVETLASFKRTARG; this is encoded by the coding sequence GTGGGCAAAGAAATCACTCTTACAGTTAGAGACGTGAATTCCAGGGGACAAGGAGTTGCCGTCGGAGAGGACGGTAAGGTAGTCTTCCTTGATGGAGGACTGCCTTCCGAGGTAGTAAGGGTCTCCCTGGAGACTGATAAAAAGAACTACTCCACGGCTAAAATCCTGGATATCGAGGTCCCATCGGAACATAGGATAACCCCTAGATGTCCCTGGTACGGACTCTGCGGAGGATGCCAGCTCCAACACGGAAGTTACGATCTACAGCTGGAGATAAAGGCCAAGAGCGTGAGAGACGCCATGGAGAGGATCGGAAGGATGAGGGTCGATAGACTCGTCTGTCATCCGAGTCCGATGCAATGGGGCTATCGTAACAAGGCCTCGTTTCCCGTAAGGTCCGAAAACGGTGGGGAAATAGGTTTCTTTAGATCCGGCAGCCATAAATTGGCACCTATTGACGGATGCCCCGTTCTCATGCCTCACGTGGAAAAACTCTACGTCGATTTCAGGGATACGGTGATGCCGGAGTTGAAAAGGAACGGAGTTCCCTTTTACGACGAAAGACGACATAAAGGCCTGTTACGACACATGGTTTTCAGGGGCAACAGAGAGGGTTCTCTTTTGGCTCTCGCAGTTGTTACATCCCTCAGAGACTGCCGTGGAAAAGAGCTTCTCGAGCGATCTCTAGCTAGACTGAAGGAGACCACTCAGACGTCGTTTTCCGGAGTCTGGAACGAAAACTCCTCCAGAGGAAACAGGATACTTGGAGAGAGATCGTCGACGATATGGGGAGACGGGGTCATAACGGAAAAGATCTCAAACTACGATCTATCCTATGATGGTACCGCTTTCTTTCAGGTAAATCCGTTTCAGGCGGAAAGGCTTTTCCTCAGAGCGTCCTCTATCGTTGCCGAAAGGGGAGGGGCGGTCGTGGAACTCTACGCCGGAGTGGGAGCTCTGACCGTCATTTTAGCCAAAGCTGCGAAAACGGTATTGGCAGTTGAGGAATGGGCACCTGCGATCGAAAGGCTTTTGGAAAATGTCTCCCGTAACGGCTTGGACAACGTCAAGGGAATATGCAACAGGGCGGAGGATACCGTCAGAACCATGGTAGAGGCCAAGCCTGACGTGATCGTCGTCGATCCTCCGAGAGGTGGCTGTGCCTCGGAGGTCCTGGATGCCGTCACGGAGAGCTCTGCCGATATGTTGGTTTACGTCTCCTGTAATCCCTCTACACTGGCGAGAGACGGCGCTAAGCTGGTCTCCGACGGTTGGGAGTTGGCCACATTGGAGTGTTTCGACCTGTTTCCCCAGACCGTTCACGTCGAGACCCTGGCCTCATTCAAACGCACCGCAAGAGGTTGA